In Acidimicrobiia bacterium, a single genomic region encodes these proteins:
- a CDS encoding TetR/AcrR family transcriptional regulator has product MTAVARPGRPRSAACDQAIVGAALEVFAEQGFDGLTMEAVAARAGVGKATLYRRYPGKAALVLEVVSCLAASDAPPPDTGSFTGDLTAHARQLVHVLTATEAGRFLPQLVAALPRARELASAFERFVAARRANIRAVVERAVARGDVGPEVDPGLVADLVAGSIFYRHLVSRAPLDEAYADGVVAMVTTATERSSTAAPEPVGAAR; this is encoded by the coding sequence GTGACCGCGGTCGCCCGCCCCGGTCGCCCGCGCAGCGCGGCCTGCGACCAGGCCATCGTCGGGGCCGCCCTCGAGGTGTTCGCCGAGCAGGGCTTCGACGGGCTCACCATGGAGGCGGTGGCGGCTCGGGCCGGGGTCGGCAAGGCGACGCTGTACCGCCGCTACCCCGGGAAGGCCGCGCTCGTCCTCGAGGTGGTGTCGTGCCTCGCCGCCAGCGACGCCCCGCCGCCGGACACCGGCTCGTTCACGGGCGACCTGACCGCCCATGCGCGCCAGCTCGTGCACGTGCTCACCGCGACGGAGGCCGGTCGCTTCCTGCCCCAGCTGGTCGCGGCGCTGCCACGCGCCCGCGAGCTGGCGAGCGCGTTCGAGCGGTTCGTGGCGGCTCGGCGCGCGAACATTCGCGCCGTCGTGGAGCGGGCCGTGGCGCGCGGTGACGTGGGGCCCGAGGTCGACCCGGGCCTCGTCGCCGACCTCGTGGCGGGCTCGATCTTCTACCGGCACCTCGTGAGCCGGGCCCCGCTCGACGAGGCCTACGCCGACGGGGTGGTCGCGATGGTGACGACCGCGACCGAGCGATCGTCGACCGCAGCGCCCGAGCCGGTCGGCGCCGCGCGCTGA
- a CDS encoding multifunctional oxoglutarate decarboxylase/oxoglutarate dehydrogenase thiamine pyrophosphate-binding subunit/dihydrolipoyllysine-residue succinyltransferase subunit codes for MTTGDGGLNEGLLEELYDRYRRDPDSVPERWRQYFGSPGPGNGEQLPGDARSTPGVPSPVPAAPAPSGPAPTAPAPSNPAPPTPAAPSPPPASSAPPTAAPPTPPAAAAPAPDGDQPEVLRGAAARTVTNMEASLEVPTATSVRTVPAKLLEVNRQILNNHLGRTGRDKVSYTHLIAYAVVQALRDHPGINASYDERDGQPTITRHEHVNLGLAVDVNRADGTRTLLVPNIQHADDLDFAGFWRAYEDLIRRVRGGKLTPDDFVGTTGTITNPGMIGTVHSVPRLMRGQGFIVGVGTIGYPAEYEGADPKTIAELGISPVTTLTNTYDHRIIGGAESGEFLRRIHRLLLGEDEFYDLVFRSLEVPYEPARWLPDQSPFADVQASSEKIVHVHQLINIYRVRGHLIANLDPLGRSEPHTHPELDIAHYGLSIWDLEREFPIGSLGAGRIAATRLPLREILGVLRDAYARTIGVEYMHIQEPDQKAWIQQRVEGGAAPLDSAEKRRIVRRLNAAEAFERFLAVKYLGQKRFSLEGAETLIPMLDTLCSAAADAGIRELVMGMAHRGRLNVLANVLGKSYAQVFREFEGELDPSSTQGSGDVKYHLGQTGKHRSPAGHELRLLLAANPSHLEAVDPVVEGMARALADQAGDPVDAALPVLVHGDAAFAGQGVVAETFNLSEVEGYDVGGTVHVVVNNQLGFTTSPESGRSSVYATDVAKMVQAPIFHVNGDDPEACVRVTRLAFEFRETFHKDVVVDLVCYRRYGHNEIDEPAFTQPRMYALIEAHPSVRQLYTEQLVHRGELTAEESEAAQADFRARLDRAFEETHEPHDTGLAEARSPLDRPERAAPSAPVETAVDRAVLDAVVRALTTWPETFHVNPKLARVLLAHRSAFEAGTIDWALGEAAAFGSLLLEGTPVRVAGQDTRRGTFSQRHGVLVDSVDETEYVPLNHVGPDQAPYRLYDSVLSEFAALGFEYGYSLEAPDTLTCWEAQFGDFITGAQVTVDEFLASAEDKWGQRSGLALLLPHGLEGQGPDHSSARLERFLDLSAADNLRVVYPSTAAQYFHVLRRQARLAPRAPLVCLTPKRYLRMAQARSPVEAFTHDRFHAVLGDRSPDLDAGAVRRVLVCTGKVGHELMDARDQAGAPVAVVRVEELYPWPEDEVAAALDRYPNATQVWWVQEEPVNMGAWRYAQDPLRRLVGGDGRLDHVARHASASPATGSAKVHEAEQQALLAAALADL; via the coding sequence ATGACCACGGGCGATGGGGGGCTGAACGAGGGGCTCCTCGAGGAGCTGTACGACCGCTACCGGCGAGACCCGGACTCGGTCCCGGAACGGTGGCGGCAGTACTTCGGATCCCCGGGTCCCGGCAACGGGGAGCAGCTCCCCGGCGACGCCCGCTCCACGCCTGGCGTCCCGAGCCCCGTCCCAGCCGCCCCCGCGCCGTCGGGCCCCGCCCCGACCGCCCCCGCGCCGTCGAACCCGGCGCCTCCGACCCCGGCCGCACCGAGCCCGCCGCCGGCGAGTTCCGCGCCGCCGACGGCGGCACCACCGACCCCACCGGCGGCGGCGGCCCCGGCTCCTGATGGCGACCAGCCCGAGGTGCTGCGGGGCGCCGCGGCGCGCACCGTCACCAACATGGAGGCCTCGCTCGAGGTCCCGACCGCCACGTCGGTCCGCACCGTCCCGGCGAAGCTGCTCGAGGTCAACCGCCAGATCCTCAACAACCACCTCGGGCGCACCGGGCGGGACAAGGTCAGCTACACGCACCTGATCGCGTACGCCGTGGTTCAGGCGCTGCGCGACCACCCCGGGATCAACGCCAGCTACGACGAGCGAGACGGGCAGCCGACCATCACCCGCCACGAGCACGTGAACCTCGGTCTCGCCGTCGACGTCAACCGAGCCGACGGGACCCGAACCCTCCTCGTCCCGAACATCCAGCACGCCGACGACCTGGACTTCGCCGGGTTCTGGCGCGCGTACGAGGACCTGATCCGCAGGGTTCGGGGCGGGAAGCTCACGCCCGACGACTTCGTCGGCACGACCGGGACGATCACGAACCCCGGGATGATCGGCACCGTTCACTCCGTGCCGCGCCTCATGCGCGGCCAGGGGTTCATCGTCGGCGTGGGGACGATCGGCTACCCAGCCGAGTACGAGGGGGCCGACCCCAAGACCATCGCCGAGCTCGGGATCAGCCCGGTCACCACGCTCACCAACACCTACGACCACCGCATCATCGGCGGCGCCGAGAGCGGCGAGTTCCTCCGCCGGATCCACCGCCTGCTGCTCGGCGAGGACGAGTTCTACGACCTCGTGTTCCGCAGCCTCGAGGTCCCCTACGAGCCGGCCCGGTGGCTGCCGGACCAGAGCCCCTTCGCCGACGTGCAGGCCAGCTCCGAGAAGATCGTGCACGTCCACCAGCTCATCAACATCTACCGGGTCCGCGGCCACCTCATCGCCAACCTCGACCCGCTGGGCCGGTCGGAGCCCCACACGCACCCGGAGCTCGACATCGCGCACTACGGGCTGTCGATCTGGGACCTCGAGCGCGAGTTCCCGATCGGGAGTCTCGGCGCCGGGCGCATCGCCGCCACCCGGCTCCCCCTGCGCGAGATCCTCGGGGTGCTGCGCGACGCGTACGCCCGCACGATCGGCGTCGAGTACATGCACATCCAGGAGCCGGACCAGAAGGCGTGGATCCAGCAGCGCGTCGAGGGCGGCGCGGCGCCGCTCGACAGCGCCGAGAAGCGTCGGATCGTGCGGCGGCTGAACGCGGCCGAGGCCTTCGAGCGGTTCCTCGCCGTCAAGTACCTGGGCCAGAAGCGGTTCAGCCTCGAAGGGGCCGAGACGCTCATCCCGATGCTCGACACCCTCTGCAGCGCCGCCGCCGACGCCGGGATCCGCGAGCTCGTCATGGGCATGGCCCATCGGGGTCGCCTGAACGTCCTCGCCAACGTCCTCGGGAAGTCGTACGCCCAGGTCTTCCGCGAGTTCGAGGGTGAGCTCGACCCGTCGAGCACCCAGGGGTCCGGCGACGTGAAGTACCACCTTGGCCAGACCGGCAAGCACCGCTCCCCCGCCGGCCACGAGCTGCGGCTCCTCCTGGCCGCCAACCCGAGCCACCTCGAGGCCGTCGACCCCGTCGTCGAGGGCATGGCCCGGGCGCTGGCCGACCAGGCCGGCGACCCGGTCGACGCCGCGCTCCCGGTGCTGGTGCACGGCGACGCCGCCTTCGCCGGCCAGGGCGTCGTCGCCGAGACCTTCAACCTGTCGGAGGTCGAGGGCTACGACGTCGGCGGCACCGTCCACGTCGTCGTGAACAACCAGCTCGGGTTCACGACGTCACCCGAGTCGGGTCGCTCGAGCGTGTACGCGACCGACGTGGCGAAGATGGTGCAGGCGCCGATCTTCCACGTGAACGGGGACGACCCCGAGGCGTGCGTGCGCGTCACGCGGCTCGCGTTCGAGTTCCGGGAGACCTTCCACAAGGACGTCGTCGTCGACCTGGTCTGCTACCGCCGGTACGGCCACAACGAGATCGACGAGCCCGCGTTCACCCAGCCGCGCATGTACGCGCTGATCGAGGCGCACCCGTCGGTGCGCCAGCTGTACACCGAGCAGCTCGTGCACCGGGGCGAGCTGACCGCCGAGGAGAGCGAGGCGGCGCAGGCCGACTTCCGGGCCCGCCTCGACCGGGCCTTCGAGGAGACCCACGAGCCGCACGACACCGGCCTCGCCGAGGCCCGGTCGCCGCTCGACCGGCCGGAGCGTGCGGCCCCGTCGGCGCCGGTCGAGACCGCGGTGGATCGGGCCGTCCTCGACGCCGTCGTGCGCGCCCTCACGACGTGGCCGGAGACCTTCCACGTGAACCCGAAGCTGGCGCGCGTCCTCCTCGCCCACCGCAGCGCCTTCGAGGCGGGGACGATCGACTGGGCGCTGGGCGAGGCGGCGGCCTTCGGCTCGCTGCTCCTGGAGGGGACCCCGGTCCGGGTGGCCGGCCAGGACACGCGGCGCGGCACGTTCAGCCAACGCCACGGGGTGCTCGTCGATTCGGTCGACGAGACCGAGTACGTGCCCCTGAACCACGTGGGCCCGGATCAGGCCCCCTATCGCCTCTACGACTCGGTGCTCTCCGAGTTCGCCGCGCTCGGCTTCGAGTACGGCTACTCGCTCGAGGCCCCGGACACGCTCACCTGCTGGGAGGCCCAGTTCGGGGACTTCATCACCGGCGCCCAGGTCACGGTGGACGAGTTCCTCGCCAGCGCCGAGGACAAGTGGGGGCAGCGGTCGGGGCTGGCCCTCCTCCTCCCCCACGGCCTCGAGGGCCAGGGGCCGGACCACTCGAGCGCCCGCCTCGAGCGCTTCCTCGATCTGAGCGCGGCCGACAACCTGCGGGTCGTGTACCCGTCCACGGCCGCGCAGTACTTCCACGTGCTGCGCCGCCAGGCCCGCCTGGCGCCGCGGGCGCCGCTCGTGTGCCTGACGCCGAAGCGCTACCTCCGCATGGCGCAGGCCCGCTCGCCGGTCGAGGCCTTCACCCACGATCGGTTCCACGCCGTGCTCGGCGACCGGTCGCCGGACCTCGACGCCGGCGCGGTTCGGCGGGTGCTCGTGTGCACGGGCAAGGTCGGGCACGAGCTCATGGACGCCCGCGACCAGGCCGGCGCCCCGGTGGCGGTGGTGCGGGTCGAGGAGCTCTACCCGTGGCCGGAGGACGAGGTGGCCGCGGCCCTCGACCGCTACCCGAACGCGACGCAGGTGTGGTGGGTGCAGGAGGAGCCGGTGAACATGGGGGCCTGGCGGTACGCGCAGGACCCGCTCCGGCGCCTCGTCGGCGGCGACGGGCGCCTCGACCACGTGGCGCGCCACGCCAGCGCCAGCCCCGCCACCGGCAGCGCCAAGGTCCACGAGGCCGAGCAGCAGGCCCTGCTGGCGGCCGCGCTCGCCGACCTGTAG
- a CDS encoding 3-deoxy-7-phosphoheptulonate synthase class II codes for MSTAELFDSSWSPSAWRDRVAAQQPAWPDDAALEQACAELRALPPLVFAGEARSLTDALAAAQDGRAFLLVGGDCAESFQGFSADTIRDKLRVILQMSVVLTYGSGVPTIKVGRMAGQFAKPRSSPTEVRDQVELPSFRGDTVNDFAFEELARQPDPSRLVRAYHQAAATLNLVRAFAKGGFADLSRVHAWNQEFVASSPEGRRYDALAGEIDRALRFMRACGIDLEAELALHQVDFWTAHDALLLEYEEALTRRDSITSDWYDCSAHLLWIGERTRQPRGAHVEFLAGVHNPVGVKLGPAATADEVLALCERLNPQRKAGRLVLFARMGADRVAEALPPLLRAVSLARHPVLWACDPMHANTFVHASGYKTRRFEDVLRELRGFFAACEAADVAPGGVHLELTGENVTECLGGSEEVLDEHLERRYETICDPRLNARQSLDLAFEVAGLLRR; via the coding sequence ATGTCGACCGCCGAGCTCTTCGATTCGAGCTGGTCGCCCTCGGCGTGGCGCGACCGGGTCGCCGCGCAGCAGCCGGCGTGGCCCGACGACGCCGCGCTCGAGCAGGCCTGCGCCGAGCTGCGCGCCCTCCCGCCGCTGGTCTTCGCAGGGGAGGCGCGCTCGCTGACCGACGCCCTTGCAGCGGCGCAGGACGGCCGGGCCTTCCTGCTCGTCGGCGGGGACTGCGCCGAGTCGTTCCAGGGCTTCTCGGCCGACACCATCCGCGACAAGCTCCGCGTCATCCTCCAGATGTCGGTCGTGCTCACCTACGGCAGCGGCGTCCCGACGATCAAGGTCGGCCGGATGGCGGGCCAGTTCGCGAAGCCGCGCTCGTCGCCAACGGAGGTGCGAGACCAGGTCGAGCTGCCGTCGTTCCGAGGCGACACGGTGAACGACTTCGCCTTCGAGGAGCTGGCCCGCCAACCCGACCCGAGCCGGCTTGTGCGCGCCTACCACCAGGCCGCGGCAACCCTGAACCTGGTGCGCGCCTTCGCCAAGGGCGGGTTCGCCGACCTGTCGCGCGTGCACGCATGGAACCAGGAGTTCGTGGCCAGCAGCCCCGAGGGTCGCCGCTACGACGCCCTCGCCGGCGAGATCGACCGGGCCCTGCGATTCATGCGCGCCTGCGGAATCGACTTGGAGGCCGAGCTGGCGCTGCACCAGGTGGACTTCTGGACCGCCCACGACGCGCTGCTCCTCGAGTACGAGGAGGCGCTGACCCGTCGGGACAGCATCACCAGCGACTGGTACGACTGCTCCGCGCACCTGTTGTGGATCGGCGAGCGGACCCGTCAGCCGCGCGGGGCCCACGTCGAGTTCCTCGCCGGCGTGCACAACCCCGTCGGCGTGAAGCTCGGCCCCGCCGCCACCGCGGACGAGGTCCTGGCCCTCTGCGAGCGCCTGAACCCTCAGCGGAAGGCCGGACGGCTCGTCCTCTTCGCCCGCATGGGCGCCGACCGGGTCGCCGAGGCCCTGCCGCCGCTCCTCCGCGCCGTCTCGCTTGCCCGTCATCCCGTCCTGTGGGCCTGCGACCCCATGCACGCCAACACGTTCGTGCACGCCAGCGGCTACAAGACCCGCCGTTTCGAGGACGTGCTGCGCGAGCTGCGGGGGTTCTTCGCCGCCTGCGAGGCCGCCGACGTGGCCCCGGGCGGGGTGCACCTCGAGCTGACGGGCGAGAACGTGACGGAGTGCCTCGGCGGCAGCGAGGAGGTGCTCGACGAGCACCTCGAGCGGCGCTACGAGACGATCTGCGACCCGCGCCTGAACGCCCGCCAGTCCCTCGACCTGGCCTTCGAGGTCGCGGGGCTGCTCCGCCGCTGA
- a CDS encoding proteasome activator, with the protein MQPEVLEPRPPSSPAGGPGGDDSEQVTQPTKLIRIASMVRTMLDEVRRAPLDDAGRRRLREIHERSLHELEGVLSPELQKELAEVVLPFTSEAPSESELRLAQAQLVGWLEGLFHGIQATLFTQQAAAQQQLDEMRRRRALESAQGLRTAEPGSGYL; encoded by the coding sequence GTGCAGCCCGAGGTCCTCGAGCCGCGACCACCGTCGTCCCCAGCGGGTGGCCCCGGCGGTGACGACAGCGAGCAGGTCACCCAGCCGACGAAGCTGATCCGCATCGCGTCGATGGTGCGGACGATGCTCGACGAGGTGCGTCGCGCGCCTCTCGACGACGCCGGGCGCCGCCGGCTGCGCGAGATCCACGAGCGGTCGCTCCACGAGCTCGAGGGGGTGCTCTCCCCCGAGCTGCAGAAGGAGCTGGCCGAGGTCGTCCTGCCGTTCACGTCGGAGGCGCCGTCGGAGTCCGAGCTGCGGCTGGCCCAGGCCCAGCTCGTGGGCTGGCTCGAGGGGCTGTTCCACGGCATCCAGGCCACCCTCTTCACCCAGCAGGCCGCGGCCCAGCAGCAGCTCGACGAGATGCGCCGCCGCCGGGCGCTGGAATCCGCTCAGGGTCTGCGAACGGCAGAGCCCGGCAGCGGCTACCTCTGA
- a CDS encoding SDR family oxidoreductase: protein MSLAGKVALVTGAASGIGRATAERFAAEGMRVCVVDQHEDGGREVAAGIDGTFHVADVGDAGQVDGAFAHCVGELGGLDVAYLNAGIAIGHTDIETLPDDVYRRIMRVNVDGVVYGARAAVREMLRGGGGGAIVATASLAGLIPFPPDPVYDLTKHAVVGFMRSIAPTLAPKGITANCVNPGMTDTAILTDDARAMLAAADFPLIPPAQIADAVVHAVTSGETGRCWVCQPGRDAVRYEFRDVPGPRTEGARGRVPPGLAPGSGAV from the coding sequence GTGAGCCTCGCCGGCAAGGTCGCGCTCGTCACCGGCGCCGCGTCGGGGATCGGCCGGGCAACCGCCGAGCGCTTCGCCGCCGAGGGGATGCGGGTCTGCGTCGTCGACCAGCACGAGGACGGTGGTCGCGAGGTTGCGGCGGGGATCGACGGGACGTTCCACGTGGCCGACGTCGGCGACGCCGGTCAGGTCGACGGTGCGTTCGCGCACTGCGTCGGCGAGCTCGGCGGCCTGGATGTCGCGTACCTCAATGCGGGCATCGCCATCGGGCACACCGACATCGAGACGCTCCCGGACGACGTGTACCGCCGCATCATGCGCGTGAACGTCGACGGGGTCGTGTACGGGGCTCGAGCCGCGGTTCGCGAGATGCTCCGAGGCGGCGGCGGCGGCGCCATCGTCGCCACCGCGTCCTTGGCCGGGCTCATCCCGTTCCCGCCCGACCCGGTCTACGACCTGACCAAGCACGCCGTCGTCGGGTTCATGCGCTCCATCGCGCCGACCCTGGCACCGAAGGGCATCACGGCAAACTGCGTGAACCCCGGGATGACCGACACCGCGATCCTGACCGACGACGCGCGCGCCATGCTCGCCGCGGCCGACTTCCCCCTCATACCGCCGGCGCAGATCGCCGACGCCGTCGTGCACGCGGTGACGAGCGGCGAGACCGGGCGCTGCTGGGTCTGCCAGCCCGGGCGCGACGCGGTGCGGTACGAGTTCCGCGACGTACCGGGCCCCCGGACCGAGGGGGCGCGCGGCCGCGTCCCGCCGGGGCTGGCACCCGGCTCCGGGGCCGTGTGA
- a CDS encoding Hsp20/alpha crystallin family protein codes for MLIRYDPFDECDRFLAHALAQGAGPRRMPIDAIRRGDCVEMSCELPGVDPDSIVVTVDDDVLAIRAERVVAPEAGDEVLELERPQGLFGRDVALSPILDTSRVDTRYERGVLRITIPVVAVLPV; via the coding sequence ATGCTGATCCGGTACGACCCGTTCGACGAGTGCGACCGCTTTCTCGCGCACGCGCTCGCGCAAGGTGCGGGCCCGCGTCGGATGCCCATCGACGCCATTCGGCGCGGCGACTGCGTCGAGATGAGCTGCGAGCTGCCGGGCGTCGATCCCGACTCGATCGTCGTCACCGTCGACGACGACGTCCTCGCCATCCGGGCCGAGCGCGTCGTAGCGCCCGAGGCGGGCGACGAGGTGCTCGAGCTCGAGCGACCCCAGGGCCTGTTCGGACGGGACGTGGCCTTGAGCCCGATCCTCGACACGTCGCGCGTCGACACCCGCTACGAGCGTGGCGTCCTGCGGATCACGATCCCGGTCGTCGCGGTCCTCCCCGTCTGA
- a CDS encoding nuclear transport factor 2 family protein, translating to MYRWLVRTMVRRVAARSRAGDMAPTLALWADDGHFVFPGRHSWAADFRNRDDIGAWYERFARAGLQLEPREILVQGPPWNTTLCVHFTDHAADEQGRVVYENHGVIFAKMSWGKIKFGTVYEDTQKVADFDDYLVTHEPAGR from the coding sequence ATGTATCGGTGGTTGGTCCGCACGATGGTCCGGCGGGTGGCCGCCCGCTCCCGAGCCGGCGACATGGCCCCCACCTTGGCCCTCTGGGCCGACGACGGGCACTTCGTCTTCCCCGGCCGGCACTCGTGGGCCGCTGACTTCCGGAACCGCGACGACATCGGCGCGTGGTACGAGCGCTTCGCCCGCGCGGGCCTGCAGCTCGAACCGCGCGAGATCCTCGTGCAGGGGCCGCCCTGGAACACGACGCTCTGCGTGCACTTCACCGACCACGCCGCCGACGAGCAGGGGCGCGTCGTCTACGAGAACCACGGGGTGATCTTCGCCAAGATGTCCTGGGGCAAGATCAAGTTCGGCACCGTCTACGAGGACACCCAGAAGGTGGCCGACTTCGACGACTACCTCGTCACCCACGAGCCCGCAGGTCGTTGA
- a CDS encoding TetR/AcrR family transcriptional regulator — translation MAANTKERILDVTAELFRQYGYTGTGLKQIVANANAPFGSLYHFFPGGKEQLGAEVIHRSGRMYYELFEAILDAAPDPVTGVSDFFAGAAEVLRQTEYADACPIATVALEVASASEPLREATAAVFESWIDGAAGRLAAAGVPTEAARELAVLVINMLEGAFVLSRSMRSTQPVEVAGTAATAAVRAALPSRRARPRATARR, via the coding sequence ATGGCGGCGAACACCAAGGAGCGGATCCTGGACGTGACCGCCGAGCTGTTCCGCCAGTACGGCTACACGGGCACGGGACTCAAGCAGATCGTGGCGAACGCCAACGCGCCCTTCGGATCCCTGTACCACTTCTTCCCGGGCGGCAAGGAGCAGCTCGGTGCCGAGGTGATCCACCGATCGGGTCGCATGTACTACGAGCTGTTCGAGGCCATCCTCGACGCCGCCCCCGACCCGGTCACCGGGGTCAGCGACTTCTTCGCGGGCGCGGCCGAGGTCCTGCGCCAGACCGAGTACGCGGACGCGTGCCCCATCGCCACGGTCGCGCTCGAGGTCGCGAGCGCGAGCGAGCCGCTACGGGAGGCCACGGCAGCGGTCTTCGAGAGCTGGATCGACGGCGCGGCCGGGCGGCTCGCGGCCGCGGGCGTCCCGACCGAAGCCGCACGAGAGCTGGCCGTCCTGGTGATCAACATGCTGGAAGGCGCGTTCGTCCTGAGCCGGTCTATGCGCAGCACCCAGCCGGTCGAGGTCGCGGGCACGGCCGCCACGGCTGCGGTGCGGGCGGCGCTGCCGTCACGGCGGGCCCGTCCCCGGGCCACCGCCCGCCGGTAG